The following coding sequences lie in one Zingiber officinale cultivar Zhangliang chromosome 2B, Zo_v1.1, whole genome shotgun sequence genomic window:
- the LOC122049407 gene encoding bZIP transcription factor 11-like — protein MASPGGTSTCSEEGGLLAAVEQRKRKRMISNRESARRSRMRKQKHLDGLTAQSKQLRTEKEQLVTSLSLTQQQCAAVEAENCVLRAQGTELSRRLQALEEILCLVGSLSGGSPANLGGNFNSSSSWGSFMCMNQPIMAAAESLFYC, from the coding sequence ATGGCTTCTCCTGGTGGGACATCGACTTGCTCGGAAGAAGGCGGCCTGCTGGCTGCGGTGGAGCAGAGGAAGCGGAAGAGGATGATATCGAACCGGGAGTCCGCGAGGCGGTCGAGGATGCGGAAGCAGAAGCACTTAGACGGTTTGACGGCGCAGTCAAAGCAGCTGAGGACGGAGAAGGAGCAACTGGTGACGAGCTTGAGCCTGACGCAGCAGCAGTGCGCTGCGGTGGAGGCGGAGAACTGCGTGCTGAGAGCGCAGGGGACGGAGCTCAGCCGCAGGCTGCAGGCTCTCGAAGAGATCCTCTGCCTCGTGGGCAGCCTCAGCGGCGGCTCTCCGGCGAACTTGGGAGGAAACTTCAACTCCTCCAGTTCATGGGGCAGCTTCATGTGCATGAATCAGCCGATCATGGCCGCGGCTGAAAGCCTGTTCTACTGCTGA
- the LOC122049408 gene encoding peroxidase A2-like produces the protein MSSSSSSCINIVLVTVALLTVSGSHADQLSSSFYDESCPGLTDLVLTAVAQAQLSDPRMPASLVRLHFHDCFVDGCDGSVLLDDSEMIVSEKGATPNKNSARGFDVIDDIKSQVESVCPGVVSCADILTLAAEASVFLSGGPSWDVPLGRRDGTTANKDGANKNLPTPLDTLDVLQSKFSAVGLDDIDLVALSGAHTFGRAQCKTFSSRLYNYSGTLSPDPSLDPSYLAILEENCPQGEIGTTLNNLDPTTPDAFDNNYYYNLQNGQGLLQTDQELYADTSSALASIIDRYASDDGSLFFEHFAVSMINMGSISPLTGSDGEVRFDCRKINAG, from the exons atgtcgtcttcttcttcttcttgcataaATATTGTACTTGTAACAGTAGCTTTGCTCACTGTGTCCGGGTCTCATGCTGATCAGTTGAGCTCCTCCTTCTACGATGAGTCATGCCCGGGCTTGACCGACCTCGTCCTCACCGCCGTCGCGCAGGCTCAGCTGTCGGATCCCCGGATGCCGGCGAGCCTCGTCAGGCTGCACTTCCACGACTGCTTTGTGGAT GGTTGCGACGGGTCGGTGCTGCTGGACGACAGCGAGATGATCGTGAGTGAGAAGGGTGCGACTCCAAACAAGAACTCGGCCCGGGGGTTCGACGTGATCGACGACATAAAGAGCcaagtggagagtgtgtgtcCCGGAGTCGTCTCGTGCGCCGACATCCTGACTTTGGCAGCTGAAGCTTCTGTCTTCTTA TCTGGAGGTCCATCATGGGACGTTCCGCTTGGAAGGAGAGATGGCACCACTGCTAATAAGGATGGAGCCAACAAGAATCTTCCTACCCCCCTCGACACACTCGATGTCCTTCAATCCAAGTTCTCGGCGGTCGGTCTCGATGACATTGATCTCGTCGCTTTATCAG GAGCTCATACATTTGGGCGAGCACAATGCAAAACCTTCAGCAGTCGGCTCTACAACTACAGTGGCACCTTGAGCCCTGACCCGAGCTTGGATCCCTCCTACTTAGCGATACTAGAAGAGAATTGTCCTCAAGGAGAGATCGGGACGACACTCAACAATCTCGATCCCACCACGCCTGATGCCTTCGATAACAACTACTACTACAACCTTCAGAATGGCCAAGGCCtcctccagaccgatcaggaactctaCGCTGATACCAGCTCTGCTTTAGCATCGATCATCGATCGGTATGCAAGTGACGATGGCAGCCTATTCTTCGAACACTTTGCGGTGTCCATGATCAACATGGGGAGCATTAGCCCGCTGACCGGAAGTGATGGGGAGGTGAGGTTCGATTGTAGAAAGATCAATGCAGGCTAG